Part of the Dreissena polymorpha isolate Duluth1 chromosome 12, UMN_Dpol_1.0, whole genome shotgun sequence genome, ccttttttgaggggaaaaaaatcgcacgaaacgccggattttggggcaaataaggaaagtcttaaataatcaatttaacatattttactgtttttaaaactaattcaatgcaacaaataatttaaatatgcaatattgttctattttctacactggatcaggttaacttatataaataaaggtttaaaaaaaaatttgggggaaattgggattttttttcaattgggaaaaaaacaaccggatttgcattgggaatggggccgaaattcggacCCGTgtcatagggcggaaaaggcctgataaTACTTACCTACCGGTATATATTCTGTTGTGGACAAAAAGCCCTAATTATACCGAATGTTTCGTATCCAAAAAAATCCTTCCTTTTTAATCACATAAGCGTCACTCAACCGTAAGTTTGATTAAAATCAGCTAAGTAATAAAGTTCAGCATACACAATTGTTGggactattttatttaaaaaaaggtccagaataaaattgtaaaaactcGTCGAACTAAGACTTTCAGAGATGGAAGCAAAATCCAAAAATCagttaaaattatttgaataagcGAACTTCAACACCTACGGTTCAGTGTATGATTCTTTCTTTCCACTTTGTAGGGCAAAAAAAATGCTTGGCAAAATGGCAATGTATAACAGAATCTAAATAGGAACTGGGTTTACTGGTATGTTACCTATTGACAACAACAACTAAActcaacaacaaccacaacaacaataATTATGACATATCACTTCATGTCTCTTTTTGAACATGACATTTTAAGTAAGCTTATAGATCTTCAGAAttagtttattttcaaaaattctACATGAAGTTTAATAGCTCATACATCTAAAATGGGTGATTCTGTTTTGTTGGAATGTTTATGCCAGTAAACAAACTTCGGATAAGTTCCTTTTTCGGATAAATGAATCTCTATTCAATCACTTACCTTTAGATTAATGGGGTGTATGTCACAGTATGCATGCTAGCCAATTgtgttaaattgtgtttgtttctgGCATAAATTatagtatgtatatgtatataattattatatacacaaAAAGGAGTACGTTGTCTGGCTTTTTCCCAGGTGGTTATAGCGCCTGGGCACCGCTCTGCCCTACCTTCCAAATCAATATGGCCATGATGCTAGCTTTTCTGATCATGGTTATTCAACGCTTGAGATTTTTACAAGGGCTTGCAAGCTCTGATGCAAGTGTTGTTTGCTTTGCTGAAAACCAATCAAATCACACACTAGGTACTAATAATTGGTTGATTGTGAATAGGTGCTTCACAAGATGCCAGTGAGATTAACGGTTTCATtaacactttgtttttaatttacttacGTAAAAAgtttgccatgttttttttaaagtgcacttcatattttttcagcaaaaaTAAAAGActaagtttttattcagcaattcGCTTTTAAAGTCCACCTTTTCCACATGGATGACTCAACATTGTGCTTGAAGCATAATTTTCGCATACTTTTAATAAAGGCAAATGATTTacacaaaaatgacaaaatacatgagaactttttatttaaaagctAGAATTTCTGAAAGTCACATGAATAGCAAAATTctataaatttaattatatgcatttgcaTATACTTACATTTAATAATGTCTTATTTGATAGAATAAAATTTGACATATGGgtatataataacaattaatgaaacaactAATAGTAAATAACAAATTTTTAGATCGCCAAGCTACGCTTCTgcttgtataaatacatgaatcacctgacaagttatatcacgatcaGGATATTTCATGATTGCAATCCTGAGTGGATCCTGCAAACCGCCATGTTATggatttgtaaaaattaaaatttagGAAATAAATAGAAGAAAACTAAAGATAATAAAAGAAAGCATTTAGAAAATTGTCCTTTCGGGTTCCAGTTCATTTTGATCAGTTTGCATATTCCTATCAACCAGTACCTCTTGGGTCGTTGAAATGGCTGGCATAATTCTTGGAAGATTGGTCAGGCAAGTGGGTCGATTTGACCTTCCAACCACTGTGAAATACCTTGCAGCAATTGGGCTCACATCAAGATTGTTAACAGCTCAGGTATTAATGAATCTCATAGTGAAGATAAAGACTTTTGCAAATTGCTTGCATCTGATGGTATAAATATATCAAGTCAGTGAAGATATTTGTAGAATGTAAATCAAACTTCAGATACCTTAGTCTTCATGGCTGAGATAGTTAAGACCTGCTTTCTTGCAATCACTATTGCTGCATTTTTTAACCAAACAGTTGTTTTGTGTTTCTCCTGCCTGACACTATTCATTCATCTCCTAGTAGTGACAagtatttaagcaaattttgatCCAACTAAAGTGCACAGTTTTTCGAAAGTTagcttaattattaaacaagctAATATTAATCAGAATAAACTTATGATTGAATATGGATGATAATGCAGAAGTCAGTTGTTATCATCCAAATTATGGCTGCGGTTATTTTCCAGAGATATAGCAGCAGTAACCAGGATGAGGTGTCAAAAGCACAGAAAGCCAGGCCTGATGGCAAACCAACCATCTTCACTAAGATTATTGAGAAACAGATACCAGCTGATATACTGTATGAAGATGATAAGGTACCAGCTGATATACTGTATGAAGATAATAAGGTGCTTTATTTGTGCTTGATATTGAACAAAACAATCAGACCACTCTAATACAAactgtatttaataatattaatttgaacaaaatattaaaaccaGTTTATATTTCCATGGTTCATTAGTTTGAGTCAGCCTAATTCTTGGAGCCACTTTTAATTTTATAACATCCACaatatttgataatataaataattgtagGTTAATTTTCATTACTATTGTCAACagtcattaaaattaaacaataggtaaatgtaatatgtgaacaaagttacataaatgtaagtgattttctaatacttatttttttacttcagtgTATTGCGTTCAGTGATGTGAATCCACAGGCACCAGTTCATTTCCTAGTGATTCCTAGAAAACCACTCTCAGGAATAGGGGCTGCTCAGCTAGAAGACCAGAATGTAACTGCATTTATATGAGAATCAAATTAACCGGATGGATTCAATAATAGACTTGGAGGTTGTATTAAATCAAACAGTGAGCCGACTAAGTTTCAGTATTTCGATGAAACTAGTTCAAGAGATTGTACAAAAAGAACAGATACATAAAAGATAATGCAGCCAAGATAGATGTGAAAAAAACTGGATCTAGAAGttaaatttatagttataaaAGAGTATAGATAGCATATAAACTGAAAAATATTACGGGTTTATTTCAGTTGCTTGGTCATCTACTCCTGGTTGCTAAGAAGGTGGCAGAAGATCGTAAACTGGAGAACGGGTACAGAATAGGCAAGTGCACTATCTAACTTGTTTGTTATATTAGTTATGCAGGTGTTAAGTAGAAATAGAtgcatttgaatatattttttatcatttcaaaataagttttgataGACACTTGGACAATTTTGGCCGTCACATTTTATTGTGATTATGGTTCAATGTAATTGTAATGCTTTGccagattatttttttacctgTTGTCCAGAAAAACAGATTTTcttcacaaatataataatgttattaatgttatagcgaaaataaagaacaacattGATATAAAGTTGGGACAACAGATATAGATGATAGATCTTATACTTTTATGGATTATGGATAAAGATTGGCAATTTATTATTCAGTGATAAACAACGGTCCAGACGGTTCACAGTCAGTATACCATTTGCACCTTCACGTGATGGGTGGAAGACAGATGACCTGGCCCCCGGGGTAACCATCCAGACAACTCACCAGCACCGTATTAGTGTGGTCATTACTGAATGTCATCAGACTTATTTGCAAGGCAATAAAAAAAGGTTGTTCTTCCAGActataaaatgtgaaaaatgtgtacataCATCACAGCTTTAATGTGTGTTGCTTTAGGTATCAGCTATAAGGTATTCATTAAACCATCATCAACTTTTTAATATTGGCAGAACCCcgatagatatacatgtatttagaagAGTGCAAGTATAAACCTCAGTAAGAATTAGCACTGTTTTGCCCTGTCAGAGGACCGACTGGTTGGTTTATTCTGCCAAATTTATTCTTTTGATTGCATTTATGTTAAACAatacttatatttaattttaagaaacttAATTTGTTTCATTACCAAGAAAATACATGTTCTGCCAAAGTAGCAGTTGTCAGAAAACCTGTTTGTACATTGAACAGGTTGTGACTCAGATTGTTGTAATTGTCAAAATCAAACACAAATTGAAGAGCCATAAACTTTGACATCTTGTGTGGTTGTATAGTACCATTCTTGGAGTTAACATATATTTGTTGTGTGTGTCATGTTtggttaaatatacattttaattgttttatataaaaaaaaaatctgtgaaGATTTGCTTTTAAACAACATGTGCCTCTCGTGCTTGTTTAGCATTCTGTATGCTTGAAAAGAATTTATTGCACAACAAATCTGTGTTGTTGTGGGCTTGCCGGTATTTGTGAATTTATATTggtaattaatgaattaatgcaTGTATTTGAGAAATTGCTCATTAATTATATagaatgtataatattttgttaactcAAGGGGTAGACTTCTTTATGATATAACAATTCTTGTACCAAAACTGTGGGCTCTGTGGTTTAAAATATTCAGTTTTGGTCACAGTGACATAATTTGAACCCAAATGGTACAGGATGCATGTTACTTAATGCCCATTATCTAGGCTCAGCTTTATGGTTTGTGAGATTGTTTTTATGCCCtctggatcgaatgatcaggggtttattgtttttggactgtctgtcattgtatatgtgtgtcccaaagctttaaccttggtcataacttttgcactattgaagatagcaacttgatatttggcatgcatgtgtatctcatggagctgcacattttgagtggtgaaaggtcaaggtcatccttcaaggtcaaagatatggctttaaagcgcagtagggggcattgtgtttcacaaacacatctcttgttttttcattatatacatataagagAAACAAGTTTCCCCAAGGGTGAGACCAATTTTGACTCCAATGGCCTAAGCTGAACAAACATAGTACACAATCATGTATTACTATATGGAAACCAAATTATCAGCAGGGCAGGACAATGTTGAAATGTTAGGTAGATGATTACTATATGCATATCATTTTACAAACCAAATACCAAACCTCTTACCTTTGTGAATTCAGTGAAGTATTTTACAGTCATTTTTCTTTTAGAGTCTCAACATACCATCTGATCCACTGTAGGGCGGCAGGTTTTGATCTCATGTGCATAATTTAATCAAACTTTGTACAGGACCTTTACATGATGCTAAACTCCAAATATATAGACTCTTATAGGGCTTACAGTTGTGCCCAGTTATTGAATTACTTGTCAATATATGACAACATTATAGGTGACATGCATTTTTGAGCTGTTCAAATGCCAAATTTGACATCATCTCttaatgtgaccttgactttttaagTAAGCAGAAGGATGTTACACTCTTAATGTGTCCGTGACTTTTTAAGTAAGCAGAAGGATGTTACACACCATCATCTTAGGGTGGTCATTTGTGGtaatttttaaaattgcatgataaatgacAAAAGTATCAGTTGTTTTATTACCAAAGTTGAAGTCTGAtgtctaagtgtgaccttgaccactAGGTTGGAAGACGGGTTTCACATGCCACATTTTGTGATCTTATGGTTCATATTTGAGTTATTTTACCTGAAAATCCATTGATATCAGATCAGCTGAGACAGGAATCTTCAAGCTTTTTTATCCGTAATTTGATGGGCCTCTAAGCATGACCTGGACCTCAGATATAGTCAGACAGGTGTTACACGCAATACATTGTCTTATGATGACTGACATTTTTGCCATGTTATTTAAACATTGGCAGACAGGTTTGTACTCACACAAGTGACCTCTTTTTTTAGGTAGGTATGCAGTTAGGTAGTTGTTTAATCTAGGTGACCCATAATTGACAGTAACATATAtgtaattgaaacatattttctgaccaagtttcaagaagattgggcaatacatgTGGCATCatgtgttcacaaggcaaatgatgACGACTGACAACACATGGCAGACTGGACTACCGAAAGTGCCAGGGAAATAGGCGATCACAAAAATAAGCCACTATTAAGACATTGAATATTGCATGTTAATCAAACATTGAACACTATTTTGTACAACACAGACTTTAAATGAGGTATATGAATTAATGACGTAAGTGACCTTAGCCAGATATTCTCTTTTTCATCTAGGCCTGGTACTCAAAACAGTAAGGTTGTGTAGAAAACTTAAGTTCATACATGTTAAAGTTATTCTTCTTGTTTTCTCTACTcgatatcattttttaaattttttgttacattatgttttgtttattaaaattgaaattgtGGTTCACATGCGAACAATGCACACAGGCCAGTAACTTCATCAATATGAAGAATAGAGTTATACCTATGGTGTTTAAAATAGTACAGTAACAATCATTAAAACTTTGCATCCGATGAACTGTTGTTCAACGCACGTTTGAAAGAAATAACAACAAAAGGCAACTTTTGTATcttgtttatcatttaaagtaaATTCCTACTAATATGTTGACACAAACATagaaaattaaaacacatttaaatttacCTTCTGCACCACTTAACACACAGTAATGATTTGTGACTACAACATTTC contains:
- the LOC127852323 gene encoding adenosine 5'-monophosphoramidase HINT1-like, producing MAGIILGRLVRQVGRFDLPTTVKYLAAIGLTSRLLTAQRYSSSNQDEVSKAQKARPDGKPTIFTKIIEKQIPADILYEDDKCIAFSDVNPQAPVHFLVIPRKPLSGIGAAQLEDQNLLGHLLLVAKKVAEDRKLENGYRIVINNGPDGSQSVYHLHLHVMGGRQMTWPPG